The genome window GTCAGGAACATGATGTAACAGGCTGCTTTTCCATAGCCCACCCAGACCGCGTCCCAGCTCAGTGGGGGCTTCAGGACAAAGATGGAGATGATATTCTCCCCGCCAGTTACTCCAAAATCATACAGCAGGTAGCAGATAAAAAGCAGGACCATCTGGGTGCTGTACCTCCTCAGGCTGAGATTCCTCACTCCCGTGGGAAGCTGGCTTTGTGGACAGACTGTGGGGTATCTGAGGATGAAAGCGGAGTACAGCAAACTTAGTGAATACAGAGTGAGACACAAGGAGATCAGCAGGAGCCCATGCTGATTATTCACCTTCACCAGGAAGAAGTGACCAGACGCCAGACTCCCCAGCAATCCAGCCATTCCCGACGCCACCTCCAACATATTTAACCTCAGACTGCGTCTTGCTGCTTCAGACCGCAGGGCAGTGATAGCATTAATGCCACTCCAATAAGCTGGGAACCCTCCAGTCAATCCATTGATCACAGCTGATCCGTACATCACACTGACAGGCAGCTGGAGAAGGTGTGTGAACAGCAGCAAGGATCTTCCCAGTAAATAGCCCAGTAACGGCACCACCAGCAGAATCTTCTGCCCTGTGCGATCTGCCCACCGGCCCAACAGCACGGTGCTCAGTAAGGGGGCTAGCGAGTAGATCATATTGTAGATCATATAAAACTGGGCTATTTCCTTCTGGGCCAGGTCACTGTTAGCCAGCGAGGTCCCGTTTAACC of Mustelus asterias chromosome 26, sMusAst1.hap1.1, whole genome shotgun sequence contains these proteins:
- the LOC144479410 gene encoding solute carrier family 46 member 2-like, which produces MDVVLSYVEPVVVVTNVANALFDTALLMVVYDRLNGTSLANSDLAQKEIAQFYMIYNMIYSLAPLLSTVLLGRWADRTGQKILLVVPLLGYLLGRSLLLFTHLLQLPVSVMYGSAVINGLTGGFPAYWSGINAITALRSEAARRSLRLNMLEVASGMAGLLGSLASGHFFLVKVNNQHGLLLISLCLTLYSLSLLYSAFILRYPTVCPQSQLPTGVRNLSLRRYSTQMVLLFICYLLYDFGVTGGENIISIFVLKPPLSWDAVWVGYGKAACYIMFLTSFLGVLVLSNCLTDISLVLMGIISNTAGFTVMAFVKQSSLYFIARSMMLFSCIPMPTIRAQLSKQMEAGSYASIFAWLQSAVALTDVISTVVFNNLYAASLQWHSNISLLLAATVCWFSTIPIVVYSWRLNRNDYSQIPGTDCPQRLTPEELQDFSDECSTSSISN